ATTAGAAGAGCCTTGTTCTGAGACATACACGTGCTATTGTTGCTTCTTCTGCCAAACTTTGCTGAGAGACAACTGTCTCCTTTCTGCCCTCTTCTGGTCAGAAATGGGTTACTGCCACTTAAGCATATCCAGATGCATCCTCACCAAGTCTTTTATATTGGATTTGACAGGCGATGGCTGAGATCTGCCAGACTGGCTACGCAGATGCTCTCCGCTTCCTTCAGGAGAACAGTAAGGACACGCTGACCGTTGAATATTCATCAATAATCCTTAGCTTACTGCATGAAAGTGTCTCAATTTTAAATGCCCATCACAGATCTGATCAGCAGCGAGTGTCCTTTGAGGAGTTTGGAGACGGATGCACCCGGACCTGCACCTGGACCTGCACCCAGACCTGCACACGGACATGCTTGTTGTGAGccgaaggtggaggtggaggagccgGCCGAAGACGAGGAGTCCAAGAATGCAGTGCAAACACACGAGGAAGAGCACCGGTGGCTGGATCCACGGCTCATAGAAAACCTCCCAGTTCATATCCAAAAGGGTAGAAAAGAATCCACAGTTTACCACTTGAGCCACCGAGCCGGAGGAGTTCATGTCATTCTGTGAAGATTCAACGTTTGCTTTCCACTGTGTTTTGTGTCAGCGTTGTGTGAGGCCTGTAGGGAGACGCAGACTGCCGGCGGTCTGCTGTCCTACATGACCTCTTACCTGCAGATCCCCCGCCCTCGGCCTGTGGAGTCTGCCTACTCTCTGGCCAAGAGGTAAAGGGTGCTCGCcggtgtccccccccctcccgtacCGCTACCACATCCAAGTTATTTCTAAAATACTCTCAGCCACACCACCGTCTTTGTCATCTCGGTGCCGTCCGTCTGTTTCTGCGGTCCAAACAGGCCGCAAACAGATGCACTTTGAGGGATGATAATGATCCTAAAGTTTATTTTATGGGATAATCTGATTTCAGCTGTagtttacaaataaatatttttgggggatttgaCACTCGATGCGCTGCTGTTGTGTCATCATAGCATCTCTTGCTGCCTGTCGATTCCTTctaagttagttttttttcttcaattcttTTGCCTGTTCTTCACAACTTTTTATTTCTTGACTACAATTCATTAATAATATTTGCAGCTTTCGCCGAAGTCAAATTCTTGGACAAgcgttgatttttttttttcacatatgGAGGTGTGCTAATTTTGACtcatttttttaaccttttttttttttttagacttgtGGATTGGATCCCAGGTGTGTCGAGGGACGTGGGCCGGCTCTACGGCATGGCCGGAGACGTGTACAAGCAGGCCTGGAAGGACAACGTGAAGGACAACGTGAAGGACGGCGACAGGTACGCGGCgtagtccttttttttatttcaggaaCTAGCCAATTCCAAAAGCCTTGCCTCCacattgtgtctttttcttttttcttccagtGAGCCGTCGCTGCGCGGCAGTACAAGCCTGTCGTTCGGCCTCGACCTCTTGAACCAGAGCGATGAAGACCTGAACGACCTCCCGGTGACCCCGGGGGCCACTCCCTCCTCCGGTCTCGGCCTCACCTGGAATACGCAGGACTTGGACCACATGCCTCCGACTCCGCCCCTCACGCCCACCGACAGCCCCGCCTCTGGGTTCGGCGACGCCCCGGCGGAGTCGCCCAAAGGCCCGGGGAGAGGCTGGGGTTCGGGCCGAGCCGTGGGATGGATCCGGAACGCTGCGTCCGAGCAAACGTCCGACCTCGGGGAAACGGGCGATTCGGCGTTCGAGTAACTCTATTTAGCGCCGCGgtgagagaggagaagatgttgaataaatgaattaaaaaacaaccgTGTGTTTTGTGATGTcactgacaaaagaaaacatcagtgGGTTCCTATACCTCTCACGTCTCCATCAGATCCAGTTAGCAGCCCAGGACCCCTCATCTTAAAATAAGCTGCTCTGCTGCCCCCAAGGGGACACACAAAACccattaatgcagctttaaagctgAATGAATATCTTATTCTGAAGGCtactaaaataaatagttttatcATTCAGGGGCTTGATAAGAAGCCGACTTGTTATTGAACGCTAACCTGGGCTAACAAAATAGCTAACATGTAGTTGAGTGCAGTacggacacaacaacaaaaactccACAGGAACCTATTTCAGTTTGCACAAAGTTATAAATGCAtgtatgcatttaatttattcttttttttttaaagatgtgaaCGTCTGCTGATGTATACTCGTATTATGACGCCTCGTCACATGTCGTCCtcctacaaacaaacaaatatgcagCAGGAtctataaataacaataatccaCCGATGTTTTAAGGGCGGGTGGGATCTCTTATAATTCATTTCATACAgttaatatacataataatacacattaatTATGTTTCTCTCATGTGTGATGATGTGCAACAAGTCAACAGCCCAGAA
Above is a genomic segment from Cyclopterus lumpus isolate fCycLum1 chromosome 6, fCycLum1.pri, whole genome shotgun sequence containing:
- the LOC117731956 gene encoding patatin-like phospholipase domain-containing protein 2 gives rise to the protein MFDLQKEWSISFAGCGFMGIYYVGASSCILERFPRFIRGASKIYGASAGALMAAVLTVGAPLEVCCADLMFMAKEGRKHKLGPLHPAFNLMGLVKDSLQRCLPEDAHVRASGKLHVSLTRVSDRKNILVSEFDSREELIQVLVCSCFVPFYCGVIPPTYRGVHYVDGAVSDNLPQCHQKNTTTFSPYAGESDLCPRASTRNFHQVRFSNVSIQVNSDNMYRVTSTFFPPQPEAMAEICQTGYADALRFLQENNLISSECPLRSLETDAPGPAPGPAPRPAHGHACCEPKVEVEEPAEDEESKNAVQTHEEEHRWLDPRLIENLPVHIQKALCEACRETQTAGGLLSYMTSYLQIPRPRPVESAYSLAKRLVDWIPGVSRDVGRLYGMAGDVYKQAWKDNVKDNVKDGDSEPSLRGSTSLSFGLDLLNQSDEDLNDLPVTPGATPSSGLGLTWNTQDLDHMPPTPPLTPTDSPASGFGDAPAESPKGPGRGWGSGRAVGWIRNAASEQTSDLGETGDSAFE